One Cyclopterus lumpus isolate fCycLum1 chromosome 7, fCycLum1.pri, whole genome shotgun sequence DNA window includes the following coding sequences:
- the rap1aa gene encoding RAP1A, member of RAS oncogene family a: MREYKLVVLGSGGVGKSALTVQFVQGIFVEKYDPTIEDSYRKQVEVDGQQCMLEILDTAGTEQFTAMRDLYMKNGQGFALVYSITAQSTFNDLQDLREQILRVKDTEDVPMILVGNKCDLEDERVVGKEQGQNLARQWNNCAFLESSAKSKINVNEIFYDLVRQINRKTPMEKKTKKKSSCTLL; the protein is encoded by the exons ATGCGTGAGTACAAGCTTGTGGTGCTGGGATCAGGCGGCGTGGGAAAATCAGCACTG ACGGTCCAATTTGTGCAAGGAATTTTTGTGGAGAAGTACGACCCAACAATAGAAGACTCCTACAGAAAG CAAGTGGAGGTCGACGGGCAGCAATGTATGCTGGAAATCCTAGACACGGCTGGAACA GAGCAGTTCACGGCCATGAGGGACCTGTACATGAAGAATGGCCAAGGTTTTGCTTTGGTGTACTCCATAACTGCGCAGTCAACATTTAATGACCTACAGGACCTGCGGGAACAGATTCTGCGAGTAAAGGACACAGAGGAT GTTCCAATGATCCTGGTGGGAAACAAATGTGACCTGGAGGACGAGCGTGTGGTTGGAAAGGAGCAGGGTCAGAACCTGGCCCGTCAGTGGAACAACTGTGCCTTTTTAGAGTCTTCAGCTAAATCAAAGATCAATGTTAATGAG ATTTTCTATGATCTGGTGAGACAGATCAACAGGAAAACGCCGATGGAAAAGAAGACTAAAAAGAAGTCGAGTTGCACACTGCTCTAA
- the kdm5bb gene encoding lysine-specific demethylase 5B-B — MSQPRPDEFKPPPECPVFEPSWEEFRDPFSFINKIRPIAEKTGICKVRPPPGWQPPFACNVDKLHFVPRIQRLNELEAQTRVKLNFLDQIAKFWDLQGCALKIPHVERKILDLYKLNKLVADEGGFDLVCQERQWTKIALQMGFAPGKAVGSHLRGHYEKILYPYNLFQSGANLLAPEPASKQKHLEADPEHEKKAIHPMENTESIDSMDTKDTKLQDQAQRTTAQTPDTSPTARRAKRMKCEAICVKTEPGEPGDNKPNLRRRMGSFVVKQEPEKEIPIPVKQEPVETKEPIVEADKYKSRYKKIIPPVLPSPVDLVVCLVCGSGGDEERLLLCDGCDDSYHTFCLIPPLPDIPKGDWRCPKCLAQECNKPHEAFGFEQAYRDYSLRAFGQMADAFKSDYFNMPVHMVPTELVEKEFWRLVGAIEEDVTVEYGADIASKEFGSGFPIPNGKFKVSPADEKYLKCGWNLNNLAMMNPSVLTHVTADICGMTLPWLYVGMCFSSFCWHIEDHWSYSINYLHWGEPKTWYGAPGFAAEQLEEVMRKLAPELFESQPDLLHQLVTIMNPNTLMAHGVPIYRTNQCAGEFVITFPRAYHSGFNQGFNFAEAVNFCTVDWMPLGRQCVDHYRMLRRYNVFSHDEMVCNMASKASTLDVVLASAVHKDMVSMLQEEQKQREKGKKMGMVLTKEAKYDHLQDDERQCARCRTTCYLSAVTCSCSPGVLVCLHHINDLCSCPITNYTLNLRYTLDELFPMMNAVKQRAELYDEWASLVKETLEAKLEKKKGLQIFRSLLAQSESKVFPDNDMLRRLRLVTQDAEKCSSVAQQLLNGKRQTRYRFGSGKSCSQLSVEELSSFVRQLYNLSCSLPQAPMLKELLNRIEDFQQHSEKVLADEVPSVAEIQSLLDVSFDFDVELPELPRLRVRLEQARWLEGAQQASTQPTTRTLETMRRLIDQGVGLVPHPSVEKAMARLQELLTVSEHWEDKASSLLKARPPHSIETLSAAAEKTSSIPAYLPNCRLLKDTVRKAREWLQEAEELQDGDCTPMMDSLSDMVLRGQAIQVRLEPLERLESLMIEVQEWRESASTTFLQRDTPFTLLEVLCPRCEVGNVGSPKRKAKKGKESPRSNKKKPPRLNTLSDVEKALSETRDSTSAMATLEELREREMEAFSNLRAANESKLLPTADCMDLKVCVCQKAPMGAMSQCELCRNAFHSVCVRDPSDSCETQPWLCPQCQRSEKPPLNKAVSLLASLRRIGVRLPEGDALHYLVERTVNWQHRAQEISQYFNLPELEERPGTPPTLTRWASGSHDAHNNTQAPCLTPEWNRTSHTQTVFYTEQRCIPLQGLSHDLEELMVEGLLLQVCLPEVQSLFHVLLDRASSQHTNRCMSPPQDESTDCNKHMQFNSQGTNLPLNQDGVNGVRETMIDSEKKAKRHLEREGLNAEHRGKDKKHSHKRQKMNKKRPASTSSSPRSDFSQSDDSDEEMAVCPAERCQLPEGDEVNWVQCDGSCNQWFHQVCVGVTAEMAEKEDYICVRCTLKDGHMRK; from the exons ATGAGCCAGCCTCGGCCGGACGAGTTCAAGCCTCCTCCGGAGTGCCCGGTCTTCGAACCAAGCTGGGAAGAATTCAGAGATCCGTTTTCCTTCATCAATAAGATCCGTCCCATCGCCGAAAAAACGGGCATCTGCAAAGTCCGCCCGCCTCCG GGTTGGCAACCTCCATTTGCTTGCAACGTTGACAAACTTCACTTTGTTCCTCGGATCCAGAGACTCAATGAACTGGAG GCACAGACCAGAGTCAAGCTCAATTTCTTGGACCAGATTGCCAAATTCTGGGATTTGCAGGGATGTGCCCTGAAGATTCCTCATGTGGAGCGAAAGATTTTGGATTTATATAAGCTAAACAAG CTGGTAGCAGATGAGGGTGGATTTGACCTTGTCTGCCAGGAGAGGCAATGGACAAAGATTGCACTACAAATGGGGTTTGCCCCTGGCAAAGCTGTTGGCTCACACCTGCGAGGGCATTATGAGAAAATTCTTTATCCCTACAATCTGTTTCAGAGTGGAGCAAACCTGCTG GCACCAGAGCCAGCTTCCAAACAGAAGCATTTGGAGGCTGATCCTGAACATGAAAAG AAGGCAATCCACCCAATGGAGAACACAGAAAGCATAGATAGCATGGACACCAAGGACACCAAGCTGCAGGACCAGGCTCAGAGGACGACTGCCCAGACGCCCGACACTAGCCCCACTGCTCGCAGAGCAAAGCGCATGAAGTGTGAG GCCATCTGTGTGAAGACAGAACCAGGTGAGCCCGGTGACAACAAGCCGAACCTGAGGCGGAGGATGGGATCGTTTGTCGTCAAGCAAGAACCAG AAAAAGAGATTCCAATTCCAGTGAAACAGGAACCAGTTGAAACTAAAGAACCAATAGTTGAAGCTGACAAATACAAGTCACGGTACAAGAAAATCATCCCTCCTGTTCTTCCAAGTCCA gtGGATCTggttgtgtgtctggtgtgtggcAGCGGGGGAGATGAAGAACGCCTGTTGCTGTGTGACGGCTGTGACGACAGCTACCACACCTTCTGCCTCATCCCTCCTCTACCAGACATCCCCAAAGGAGACTGGAGGTGCCCCAAGTGCCTCGCTCAG GAATGCAACAAGCCTCACGAGGCATTCGGCTTTGAACAAGCATACAGAGACTATTCCCTGCGTGCATTTGGACAAATGGCTGACGCATTCAAATCTGATTACTTCAACATGCCAGTTCAT ATGGTACCCACAGAGCTGGTGGAGAAAGAGTTCTGGCGTTTGGTGGGAGCCATCGAGGAGGATGTTACTGTAGAATATGGAGCAGATATTGCCTCAAAGGAGTTTGGGAGCGGATTCCCCATTCCGAATGGAAAATTCAAAGTTTCTCCGGCTGATGAG AAATACCTGAAGTGTGGCTGGAACCTCAACAACCTGGCGATGATGAACCCTTCTGTACTGACTCATGTGACAGCTGACATCTGTGGGATGACGCTGCCGTGGCTTTATGTTGGCATgtgcttctcctccttctgctgGCACATTGAGGATCACTGGAGCTACTCCATCAACTACCTGCACTG GGGGGAGCCCAAAACCTGGTATGGAGCTCCTGGTTTTGCTGCAGaacagctggaggaggtgatgaggaaaCTGGCTCCAGAGCTGTTTGAGTCTCAGCCTGATCTATTGCACCAGCTGGTCACCATCATGAACCCCAACACCCTGATGGCCCACGGAGTCCCA ATTTACAGAACAAACCAGTGTGCTGGTGAGTTTGTCATCACGTTTCCCAGAGCCTACCACAGTGGCTTCAATCAGGGCTTCAACTTCGCTGAGGCGGTCAACTTCTGCACTGTAGACTGG ATGCCTCTTGGCAGGCAGTGTGTTGACCACTATCGTATGCTGCGCCGGTACAATGTGTTCTCCCATGATGAGATGGTGTGCAACATGGCTTCAAAAGCAAGCACGCTCGACGTTGTCCTGGCATCAGCTGTCCACAAGGACATGGTCAGCATGTTACAAGAAgagcagaaacaaagagagaagggGAAGAAAATG GGGATGGTGCTTACCAAGGAGGCAAAATACGATCACCTCCAGGATGACGAGCGACAGTGTGCCAGGTGCAGGACCACCTGCTACCTGTCTGCTGTCACCTGTTCCTGCAGCCCAGGAGTACTGGTCTGTCTGCACCACATCAACGACCTCTGCTCCTGTCCCATCACCAACTACACACTGAA TCTCAGGTACACACTGGACGAGCTGTTCCCCATGATGAATGCAGTGAAGCAGCGAGCTGAACTGTATGATGAATGGGCCTCCCTCGTGAAAGAGACTCTTGAGGCTAAactagaaaagaagaaag GCTTGCAAATCTTTCGCTCCCTTCTTGCTCAATCGGAGTCCAAGGTGTTCCCGGACAACGACATGCTGCGTCGGCTACGTCTGGTCACACAAGATGCAGAGAAGTGCTCCTCGGTGGCACAGCAGCTATTGAATGGCAAGAGGCAGACCAG GTATCGGTTTGGAAGTGGAAAATCATGCAGCCAGCTGAGTGTGGAGGAGCTGAGTTCATTTGTGAGGCAGCTGTATAACCTCTCCTGCAGTCTCCCTCAAGCTCCCATGTTGAAG GAACTCTTGAATCGCATTGAAGACTTCCAACAGCACAGTGAGAAGGTCCTGGCAGATGAAGTTCCCAGCGTCGCTGAGATCCAGAGCCTGCTAGACGTCAGCTTTGACTTTGACGTAGAGTTGCCTGAGCTGCCCCGCCTGAGAGTGAGGCTGGAGCAGGCACGCTGGCTGGAGGGGGCGCAGCAGGCCAGCACTCAGCCTACCACCCGGACTCTGGAGACCATGAGGAGGCTCATCGACCAGGGAGTCGGCCTGGTGCCTCATCCATCTGTGGAGAAAGCCATGGCGCGCCTGCAGGAGCTGCTCACGGTATCCGAGCACTGGGAGGACAAGGCGAGCAGTCTTCTCAAAGCCAG ACCACCACACTCCATAGAGACTCTTAGTGCTGCAGCTGAGAAGACGTCTAGCATCCCCGCTTACCTCCCGAACTGTCGCCTTCTAAAAGACACTGTCAGAAAAGCCAGAGAGTGGCTTCAAGAAGCTGAGGAGCTTCAG gacGGTGATTGCACACCGATGATGGACAGCCTCTCTGACATGGTACTACGAGGACAAGCCATTCAAGTCCGCCTCGAGCCTTTAGAACGGCTGGAGTCTTTAATGATAGAAGTGCAAGAATGGAGAGAATCGGCATCGACAACCTTCCTTCAGAGAGACACGCCCTTTACCTTACTGGAG GTCCTGTGTCCAAGATGTGAAGTTGGTAATGTAGGTTCTCCAAAGAGAAAGGCCAAGAAAGGAAAAGAATCGCCGAGAAGTAACAAAAAGAAACCGCCACGGCTGAACACTCTCAGTGACGTGGAAAAAGCTCTTTCAGAAACCAGAGATTCTACCTCTGCA ATGGCAACTCTGGAGGAGCTgcgggagagggagatggaggctTTCTCTAATCTAAGGGCAGCAAATGAGTCAAAGCTCCTTCCTACAGCAGACTGCATGGACCTGAAGGTGTGCGTCTGTCAGAAGGCGCCCATGGGTGCGATGTCACAGTGTGAACTCTGCAGAAATGCTTTCCACAGCGTGTGTGTCAGAGACCCATCGGACTCCTGCGAAACACAGCCGTGGCTTTGTCCGCAGTGCCAGCGATCGGAGAAGCCCCCCTTGAACAAAGCCGTCTCTCTGCTAGCATCTCTGCGGCGCATTGGGGTGCGCCTGCCAGAGGGCGACGCGCTGCACTATCTGGTCGAGAGGACGGTTAACTGGCAGCACCGAGCACAGGAGATCTCGCAGTATTTTAACCTACCAGAACTGGAAGAGAGACCTGGAACTCCTCCCACTTTAACTCGTTGGGCATCGGGCAGCCATGATGCTCACAACAACACTCAG GCTCCATGTTTGACTCCAGAGTGGAATAGGACAAGCCATACTCAGACTGTCTTCTACACCGAGCAGAGATGCATCCCGCTGCAGG GCCTGAGTCATGATCTCGAGGAGCTGATGGTGGAGGGGCTCCtgctgcaggtgtgtctgcCAGAGGTGCAGAGCCTCTTCCACGTTTTATTGGACAGAGCCAGCAGCCAGCACACCAACCGATGCATGTCACCGCCGCAGGACGAGTCCACAGACTgtaacaaacacatgcagtttAACTCTCAGGGAACAAATCTGCCACTGAACCAG GACGGCGTCAATGGTGTGAGGGAAACTATGATTGACTcagaaaagaaagcaaagcGGCATCTGGAGAGGGAAGGATTAAATGCAGAGCACAGAGGGAAGGACAAAAAGCACTCCCATAAAAGACAGAAGATGAATAAAAAGAGGCCAGCCTCGACCTCGTCCTCTCCACGCTCTGATTTCTCTCAGTCTGATGACTCTGATGAGGAAATGGCTGTGTGTCCGGCAGAGAGGTGTCAGCTGCCGGAGGGAGATGAG GTGAATTGGGTCCAGTGTGACGGCAGCTGTAACCAGTGGTTCCACCAAGTCTGCGTCGGTGTCACAGCAGAGATGGCAGAGAAGGAGGACTACATTTGTGTCAGGTGTACACTGAAAGATGGacacatgagaaaatga